CCCAGCCCAAACCATTACAGATTAGTAGAACTTTCCTATACAGAAAGAAGTCGACAAACCAATAATCCGATTTGTAGATTTCCCACTTCTGAGGGGCTCCAGATCTCTCGAGTCAATCCCACCACACCAGTATAAATTGCCCTCTCCTTGCATTTCTATCTCCGCCGAAGCAGAGTAATGGAGGAGAAGGGAGAGCTGTCTTGAGAACTCTTTCTTTAACGGTGGCTTACATGGGCTTGTGATGTATTCCATCTCTTGCACACTGGACCAGCGCTCCAGCTGCAGTTTGGTGTGCACGGGATGGAATACATCATGGATTCATGATGTGGAATAGCATGATGATGCTTGTTTTTCAGGCTTGCCTACTGAGGTGAGATGGTACCATCTACATAATGTAAGTAACTCTCCTTCTACCAAAATTTCTTGGCGAGCCATCATCCGGATCCATTCAGGAGATTTTGAGATCACCCTCTGGTAGCCACATGTGGTCAAGTACATCCCACCAGGTTCGCCGttcaactttcttttattaaatagattgaAGGACATATCTTATAGATTTCTCTGTTTTCAATGAGAAACAGCCAAGCGATCGTAGGCGCCTGCGGTATGGCTTTCGCCGTTTACCCATCATTTCGTACAAATACGATACGGATTTTTTTGGATTGAATGATCAATGATCTCCACGATTTTTTTATCTTACCCTCGTATCAATAGCAGAGTATGAGGGGGGTTAGAACAGCGAAACTCAGACGATGCGTTTTCACATCGAAGCCATAGCCGTGAAAATTAGAAGCAACGGGTTTCCACCAGTGAGATTCCACACCTTAAGTTTGTGAACCCGAAATCATGATGGGGAAagtgaaaacaaagaaaaattttctgGGAATTGTTTTCCATCGAAACTAACAGAGACTTGCATCGCCTTTTTCCTCCGATTCCAAAAGTGTCCCAAAGCAAATACACCAGAGTgttcctgaaaaaaaaaaaaaaagcaaaaaaagaatATTCAAGCTTGTAGATTTCAACTTTTGATATTCAACAAATGTTATATTAGGCCTTTGTCATCATGTGCAGAGAATAATATTAAaggtcaaaattttaaatattttttatttattttcaattaaaaaaacaaaagaaatggggaaaaggaaaaagtgatttttttttcttctttttctcttggatacttaaaaggaaaaaaaaagtcaaaaaaaatatatcggATACCTTtatatacaagaaaaaaatattaaaaaaaattgtaatgagAATCAACACCCACTTTTTATAAGGTAGAGTTATGTTAaaatttatggtaaaaaaaCCATTTCATATTTACTAAAATCAATTCATGTACAATTCCTCTACTTTTTATAAAGTAGgggaatttttttctaaattaaaatttcatttacaatacttttataaataaaatatttaaaaaataaatgagttttttttgtgttttttcttcttccgaAGAAAACaacataattgaaaaatattttcaattattgaaaaatattcctCACAAATTCTAATAGTCTTTATAatcttctttcttccatttcccAAGTAAAAAATAGAACTTGCAACAAGGATCAGATCAAACCTAATTGATTCTCAactaaatttgattcaaaaacACATTGTTACAACCTTGAATCAAGATCAAATAAGAGggttatatattatttaattttaaaatattacctaaaattgttatttttattaatattaatgaaGTGATCCCATTTATACAAATTGGGTCCATCACTATGTATTCAAATGGGATCccattgttttatattttgactttattttttgtacttttcgtcttatcattttatatattttatctcatttatttgtaccCGATTAcgtcatttttttaaacatccAAATTTTACAATACACTTTCAATCACTTAATGGtttgatttgtttatattttgattCCATATCTTTATACTCTTATTTAATGATGCATATTTCACCATACCTTTTCAACAATTCACATTGGAAGTTTGGTAAATACTAATCAATAACTTGcatttctctatttcttttattctatttgGATTTCtcgttattaatttttttatcataaatatcataaaaagtattttttataaattagttatacttagaatattaatttatttttatttttattttataaaattttacttaaaaaatgtgATATATTAGGGAGGTATTAAAGATGACTTCCAAACCACCCTTTTACTGTAATAAGGATGTAGAAATGATTTATACAagggtatttgataaatcaatttaatgacttactATGATTTAcgaacttaatttaaatcattaagtaaataAAGAATGTTTAGTGaaattgtttaatattataatttaaagtttttttttaattttaagtattaaatcaaaataattaatttattctgaATTTTAAATCCTATCCGGCTCATTTAATCATACTAGTGAaagcatattttaaaataatgattcaatattttgacttattttttataataaatattttaggattatcctatgtatttataatactttaaatatagatgttttataaataaatttaatacttaaaataaaaaataaatactaaattttaagttaataacttaaaagttaagTATCAAGTTTTATCCAAAACACTAAATATGGTTAAAAGGAATGTAGAAGTGggaaaatagttatttttaaggGAGTGTTGCAAACTTGCAATAGTGGCGTggcttttcctttttaatgttctttttcacattaaaaaaaaaaaaaaacaagagaaaagggaaaagataTTCCACCACCAACCACTTACTAGGAATATTTCGATCCCATCTCAAGCGATATAATTCTTTGTTTCATTTGGAACATCCAGATCTGCCCAAAGAAACTATTTTGGACTTCAACCAGAGCATCATAGAAGTGAAGTGAATGGAGCCAACCTTGTCGTGAATGATTACGCTTAGGCATGCCAAAGCCCAATGAGCCGGGGCCCATGCAAAATTGAGTAAGAACAAAagcaatgaccaaaatcacgGGCGCTCGGCTTCTTGTGTATCAGACTTTGGGTTCGATCACCATCTATTTTAGGAAGGTCTAGGTTTTGATCAAAGGTTGTGGAATTACATACggactaattaattatagaAGTATAGGACTCCACATCAGCCCCACCCATCAGGGCAATCACCATCCAAGGCTGGCTCCGGCACTGTCATCCATCAGCCTTGGCCCTTGGTCTTATGTTGTGGGGCCAATCAAAGCATGACTTTTTAAGCGTGCTGCATGCTGTCTTCCAAGTTGCGATTGTGGTGGGGTTATTTACTTATGAGCCTTATCTTTTTGATACACACGTAATGTGAATGCATGGTGCGCTTAATTTACTAAGCTGGGCCACCTGGGATAGGGCCGCCATGCACGGAGAATCGCCGGAAGGCCCCCCACTGTTGTCAAGAAGCCGCATCATGAACACACGCCAAAACGATAAAGAAGGTCAAAACTTATAGAGTCAAAAAGTTACAACTTCTCTAATTTCATAGCTAATCAACTCTGAACACGTACTAGATCTTGGTTcctattcaaatttaaaataaaagggtaaaaaagaaaaaaggcagtGAGATTCAAAGGGGAATACAGAAGAAGAGATCATTTGAGACCATTCCCGGGTGTGGAAATAGCAAGATCCGGCCAAGAAAAGCAATCTCCAGCAACAAACCCACCTTCGCCACTCTCAAACTGCCACGTGTTTCCCACTAGAGCAGTGCCACCGCCGGTGCCGCCACTAGCACCACCGTCTCCGGCTCCAGGGAATGGCCAGACGCCTCTTCCAAGCCCAAATCCCATGTCCTCGAAACCAGGTCCTAGCCCCAGGCCGAATCCTCCCAGAGCCAAAAACCCAGGTCCCTGCGTATTAAGCAGAGAAGTGAAGCTCCCGCACACGTTCACTGTAGGCTTAACATCACCCACAAACGGCATAGACGTGGCATGATTGGTGGAGAGAGAGACCAAAACAGGAGTAGCCGGTAAGGGTTCCTGAGAAGAGGCGGAAGAGGTGGTGGTGCGAGAGCGCTTGGCGTTCTTGCGGCTTCCACCTCCGACGGGAATGTCCCGAAGAGTGCCGCCGTGAGTCCAGTAGCGGCGGCAGGACTTGCAGAAGTGGCGAGGCTGAGAGAAGTTGTAGTTGTTGTAGTAGCAGAACTTAGTGTTGGTAGAATCGCAACGTGGGCAGGGAAGGTGTTCTTGTTCTGGTGGTGGAGCTCCCGTTTGATGGGGTTTTGATGGTCGTTTGTCGCCGGAGTCAGACGGCATTTTTCTTTCAAGTAACAAAGTAGTTTCGTCTAGTCGTGCTGATCGGTAGGGCGATGTTAGATGGGAGAGAGTGGTGGAAGAAATGTGTAGAGATGAGGATTGAGACTGAGAATGAGAGTGAGAGAGATGGTTTCGGTGAGTTTGGGTGCATAGAGAGGGGGGTTTTTATGGAGTGAGAGAGACAGAGAGGGGGAGAGGGACTGTTGCAGTGAAACATCTTCTGAGGGTTATATGAGCAGAGTGAACAGCTTTACTGTGTTCTGTTATGCACGACATTTCAGTCGGCTCCAAAAAGGCTCTTTGCTTGGTTCGGCTATTCGGCTCAAATATTAAACGCCCACTTccttttgtgtttttgttttaatctCACTTTCCTCATTACGCCCATGTTCTTAACATGCCTCCCTTCTGtcattatcaaatattaaaatatagtttttctaATATGGTGCATGCCCTTTTGGATAAGATGTCATTAATTTTCAAAGTCCATCAAGGTCCTGCTTAAAGTTTAAGCCTGTCACAGTATAAGTAGATCTCTTCCATAAATGTTCTCGGGAGTCGGGACTACCTTTCCTAAACCCCAATTATAAGTAGATCTCTTGCATGGCTGTGAAATATAATTTCATGACCAATACgtaatatttttccttcttataTTTGTAACAGAATTGACGTGGGGACTCCTGATCATGGGATGGGAGTGAagttcaaaaaaaattgaatcaaaaagTGGGCATTGCATTAAATGCTTGGGTATGGCAAATTGGGAAAGGAAATAGCACGCCatttatgattatgattagCATTAAGGGGGAGGACCCAGAGGGCATTGAGAGTAGAAGAGATTGAGAGAGATTTATGGAAGATCAAGATGGGTATTGTACCGACATAATCATAATGTCGGACAGCGTGGGGTGCAATTATTGGGTCTCTCCTCTGATTGCGGACGCGTCATGTCCGCATCAGATTCCTTCTTCGTACGCTATTTCTTGCCGGATTTCTCGCTCACTGTTCCTTCTACTACGACTACGGCTACCAGCCATATGTTGCCTTCTCCATGCACACATCCTTTTCCCAAGCTCCCAATCTCCCAATCTCCCAACCCTTGGATTAGG
Above is a genomic segment from Vitis riparia cultivar Riparia Gloire de Montpellier isolate 1030 chromosome 7, EGFV_Vit.rip_1.0, whole genome shotgun sequence containing:
- the LOC117917618 gene encoding dof zinc finger protein DOF3.4, coding for MPSDSGDKRPSKPHQTGAPPPEQEHLPCPRCDSTNTKFCYYNNYNFSQPRHFCKSCRRYWTHGGTLRDIPVGGGSRKNAKRSRTTTSSASSQEPLPATPVLVSLSTNHATSMPFVGDVKPTVNVCGSFTSLLNTQGPGFLALGGFGLGLGPGFEDMGFGLGRGVWPFPGAGDGGASGGTGGGTALVGNTWQFESGEGGFVAGDCFSWPDLAISTPGNGLK